In a single window of the Nocardiopsis composta genome:
- a CDS encoding NAD(P)H-binding protein: MDESEKNTQSEAARGGEVLVLGATGKTGRRVVRRLAEAGVPVRAASRRSATAFDWEDRGTWGPAVAGASAVYLVAPEDPEPVKPFTAEAVAAGVRRFVVLSGRGLERVGSDFEFGAGMAAAEAAVRESGAEWTILRPNNFFQNFTEDLWLEPVRAGRLALPIGDVPEPFIDAEDIAEVAAAALTEDGHAGRVYDLSGPEDLTFADAARIIGGAAGRQVRFAELAPDEYRAELRGLGFPEPAITLLDSMFAIHRAGITAGPADGVRQALGRPAADFTTWARRTAATGVWAEQG, from the coding sequence ATGGACGAGAGCGAGAAGAACACGCAGAGCGAAGCGGCGCGGGGCGGCGAGGTCCTGGTGCTCGGGGCGACCGGGAAGACCGGGCGGCGGGTGGTCCGCCGGCTGGCCGAGGCGGGGGTGCCGGTCCGCGCGGCGTCCCGGCGGAGTGCGACGGCGTTCGACTGGGAGGACCGGGGCACCTGGGGCCCGGCGGTGGCCGGGGCGTCCGCGGTGTACCTGGTGGCGCCGGAGGACCCGGAGCCGGTGAAGCCGTTCACGGCCGAGGCGGTGGCGGCCGGGGTGCGCCGGTTCGTGGTGCTGTCCGGGCGGGGACTGGAGCGGGTCGGCTCCGACTTCGAGTTCGGCGCGGGGATGGCGGCCGCCGAGGCGGCGGTCCGGGAGTCCGGTGCCGAGTGGACGATCCTCCGCCCGAACAACTTCTTCCAGAACTTCACCGAGGACCTGTGGCTGGAGCCGGTGCGCGCGGGCCGGCTGGCGCTGCCGATCGGCGACGTCCCCGAGCCGTTCATCGACGCCGAGGACATAGCGGAGGTGGCCGCGGCCGCGCTCACCGAGGACGGCCACGCGGGGCGGGTCTACGATCTGTCCGGCCCGGAGGACCTGACCTTCGCCGACGCCGCCCGGATCATCGGCGGGGCGGCGGGCCGGCAGGTCCGGTTCGCCGAGCTCGCCCCCGATGAGTACCGCGCCGAGCTGCGCGGCCTGGGGTTCCCGGAGCCGGCGATCACCCTCCTGGACTCGATGTTCGCGATCCACCGGGCGGGCATCACCGCCGGCCCCGCCGACGGGGTGCGCCAGGCGCTGGGCCGCCCGGCCGCGGACTTCACCACCTGGGCCCGGCGCACCGCGGCGACCGGGGTCTGGGCCGAGCAGGGGTAG
- a CDS encoding helix-turn-helix transcriptional regulator: MATGMSEMSESTTRRMLRVKDALDRDFAGSWDSARLARVGLASPTHLRRSFRSAFGESPHAYLCRRRIERACRLLRSTDLSVTDIARAVGYESLGTFTRRFVRMVGETPTRHRARGPLPGIPSCFAREAARPR; this comes from the coding sequence ATGGCCACGGGGATGAGCGAGATGAGCGAATCGACGACGCGCCGCATGCTGCGGGTCAAGGACGCCCTGGACCGGGACTTCGCCGGCTCCTGGGACAGCGCCCGGCTGGCGCGGGTCGGGCTGGCCTCCCCCACGCACCTGCGGCGCTCCTTCCGCTCGGCGTTCGGCGAGTCCCCGCACGCCTACCTCTGCCGCCGGCGCATCGAGCGCGCCTGCCGCCTGCTGCGCTCGACCGACCTCAGCGTCACCGACATCGCCCGCGCGGTCGGCTACGAGAGCCTGGGCACGTTCACCCGGCGGTTCGTCCGCATGGTCGGCGAGACGCCGACGCGGCACCGGGCCCGGGGGCCGCTGCCCGGGATTCCCTCGTGCTTCGCCCGCGAGGCGGCCCGGCCGCGGTAG
- a CDS encoding VOC family protein, translating into MLKDIAITPMYVTDQDAALEFYVKRLGFAVDTDVDLGNMRWLTVALPSAPKRMVLLQRIGDTTATGSEETAERLRELTELGTTSWMILESDDVDAEHERLRKAGVEITEEPTTRPYGRDMAVRDPFGNQIRITQYLSE; encoded by the coding sequence ATGCTCAAGGACATCGCCATCACGCCCATGTACGTCACCGACCAGGACGCCGCCCTGGAGTTCTACGTCAAGCGCCTCGGGTTCGCGGTCGACACCGACGTCGACCTCGGGAACATGCGCTGGCTGACCGTCGCGCTGCCCAGCGCGCCCAAGCGCATGGTGCTGCTGCAGCGCATCGGCGACACCACGGCCACCGGGAGCGAGGAGACCGCTGAGCGGCTGCGCGAGCTGACCGAGCTCGGCACCACCAGCTGGATGATCCTGGAGAGCGACGACGTGGACGCCGAGCACGAGCGGCTGCGGAAGGCCGGCGTCGAGATCACCGAGGAGCCGACCACCCGCCCCTACGGCCGCGACATGGCCGTGCGCGACCCGTTCGGCAACCAGATCCGCATCACCCAGTACCTCTCCGAGTGA
- a CDS encoding TetR/AcrR family transcriptional regulator: MERRRTTPAGPAGRRPGRPATVTRAALTDAVLRLGFPGLTVSAAARELGVRHASLYRHVTGREHLIALALDRIIAGAPWPEPTGGWRTYLAGTAGTLWDLLDAHPGLAAEMAVSAPLSPVAVERMNAFGTALLGFGFAPADAVLACDLVVDLACDVHALCERIDGPHDPGAAHAAGALAPELRAEFTAVLAADPRSWFERKLTVVLDGIAAGLAPD, encoded by the coding sequence ATGGAGCGCCGACGCACAACGCCCGCGGGGCCGGCCGGGCGGCGCCCGGGGCGGCCGGCCACCGTCACCCGCGCGGCCCTGACCGACGCGGTGCTGCGGCTGGGCTTCCCCGGGCTCACCGTCTCGGCGGCCGCCCGGGAACTCGGCGTCCGGCACGCCAGCCTCTACCGCCACGTGACCGGGCGCGAGCACCTCATCGCCCTGGCCCTGGACCGGATCATCGCCGGTGCCCCGTGGCCGGAGCCGACCGGCGGGTGGCGCACCTACCTGGCGGGCACCGCCGGAACCCTGTGGGACCTGCTCGACGCCCACCCCGGTCTGGCCGCGGAGATGGCGGTCTCCGCGCCGCTCTCCCCGGTCGCGGTGGAGCGGATGAACGCCTTCGGCACGGCCCTGCTCGGCTTCGGCTTCGCCCCCGCCGACGCCGTGCTCGCCTGCGACCTCGTCGTCGACCTCGCCTGCGACGTGCACGCGCTGTGCGAGCGGATCGACGGCCCGCACGACCCCGGCGCCGCACACGCCGCCGGGGCGCTCGCCCCGGAACTGCGCGCCGAGTTCACCGCGGTGCTCGCCGCCGACCCGCGCTCCTGGTTCGAGCGCAAGCTCACCGTCGTCCTGGACGGCATCGCCGCCGGCCTCGCCCCGGATTGA
- a CDS encoding siderophore-interacting protein: protein MPSMPSLLASAMERWSLPCAVTGIEDPSPGFRRVHFDCGALRGHAWDPCQAIAFRVAPTMFRHYTPEVLDTVSGTMSVLFQLHSAGPPAERHSPGERWLDGLKEGDTVPVTRPAATRAFRMRPVERFTGVGDASTAGLWRAFQVRAASPEAVTGLVEVPAADTAFVSALLPGFTVLPAGAEPGAALLAVLDRGAWERAHRGGHVYLSGHGQTIQQVRRLVLDRFGVPRTAVSTQPYWATGKTGL, encoded by the coding sequence ATGCCGTCAATGCCATCCCTGCTGGCCTCCGCGATGGAGCGGTGGAGCCTGCCGTGCGCGGTCACCGGTATCGAGGACCCCTCTCCGGGCTTCCGCCGGGTGCACTTCGACTGCGGGGCACTGCGCGGGCACGCCTGGGACCCCTGCCAGGCGATCGCCTTCCGGGTGGCGCCGACGATGTTCCGGCACTACACGCCGGAGGTGCTGGACACCGTCTCCGGAACGATGAGCGTGCTGTTCCAGCTGCACTCGGCCGGGCCGCCCGCCGAGCGGCACTCGCCCGGGGAGCGGTGGCTGGACGGACTGAAGGAGGGCGACACCGTGCCGGTCACCCGCCCGGCAGCCACCCGCGCGTTCCGGATGCGCCCGGTCGAGCGGTTCACCGGCGTGGGCGACGCGAGCACCGCCGGGCTGTGGCGCGCCTTCCAGGTCCGCGCGGCCTCCCCGGAGGCCGTCACCGGCCTGGTCGAGGTGCCCGCCGCGGACACCGCGTTCGTCTCCGCGCTGCTGCCCGGGTTCACCGTGCTGCCGGCCGGGGCGGAGCCGGGCGCCGCCCTGCTGGCCGTCCTGGACCGGGGCGCCTGGGAGAGGGCGCACCGCGGCGGGCACGTCTACCTCTCCGGCCACGGCCAGACCATCCAGCAGGTCCGCCGACTGGTGCTGGACCGGTTCGGCGTCCCGCGCACCGCGGTCTCCACCCAGCCCTACTGGGCCACCGGAAAGACCGGGCTGTGA